The DNA region TCATCGCGGCCATGCACGGTCACGTGCTGCGGGCCTTCGCTGCGAACGCGGCGCACCAGCTCGCTGAATCGCGCCTTGGCGTCCTGCAGCAGCCAATGGCCCGGCCGCCGATCGCGCCTGCGACCGCGCGGTTTCGACGATTTGGGCGGGGATGATTTCGTGATTCTAGTCATGCTGACTAGAATACCGCAATTGCGGCCCGAATTTCAACGGTCACGTGCGGGGCCCAAGCCCGAGCTCGTCGGAGCGGGCCTAAAAAAGCCCCACTCCGGCGGCAAGATCGAATCCGGAAGGCCGCTTTCGCTGTAAATTCCCTGTTATTAACAGCGATCGCAATGCAGCATCGCCTGTGCATCCACTCCTCCCGAACCGGTCGGGCGAACGCGCCGGACCGAGCAGCCGTCCCTCCGGCACGCTTAAACGCGAATTAACCCTACCGCAGTAGTTTCGGCTCGG from Rhizobiales bacterium GAS188 includes:
- a CDS encoding prevent-host-death family protein, translated to MTRITKSSPPKSSKPRGRRRDRRPGHWLLQDAKARFSELVRRVRSEGPQHVTVHGRDEVVVISAEEFRRLKGDLTGEVLIAAMQASPHRDIDIEPRRTPMPVREVSL